Proteins encoded together in one Ignavibacteriales bacterium window:
- a CDS encoding DUF1460 domain-containing protein has protein sequence MDRRDFLKTLPLAAGVPAFAGIPSFRSFVLGDDDAQLCSKKFELAASLQLRAKPIGQVIVEMGKSFLGTEYVANTLEQPGEERLVINLSGLDCVSFYENALVFARCIKKNKTTFEDYKKELQYIRYRGGIIDGYPSRLHYSSDYFYDNEKKHVFIVVTKDLGGARYKKTINFMSTHTESYRQIKERPEFLAVIQKQEAVINSRRLYHIPTAVIPKVARKIHDGDIIAITADIPGMDVAHTGIAIWQSGTLHFMHAPLSGSKVQITEKSLAEYLASSPKRLGIMVARPLEPA, from the coding sequence ATGGATCGGCGGGATTTCTTAAAGACTCTTCCTCTCGCGGCCGGGGTTCCGGCATTTGCAGGCATTCCTTCGTTCAGATCATTTGTCTTAGGCGATGACGATGCCCAGCTCTGCTCGAAGAAGTTCGAGCTCGCGGCTTCCCTCCAGCTCCGGGCCAAACCGATTGGCCAAGTCATCGTCGAGATGGGCAAATCTTTCCTGGGCACGGAGTATGTTGCCAACACCCTCGAACAGCCGGGCGAAGAGCGTCTGGTTATCAACCTGAGCGGATTAGACTGTGTGTCGTTCTACGAAAACGCCCTCGTTTTTGCCCGCTGTATCAAAAAGAACAAGACTACGTTCGAGGACTACAAGAAGGAGCTCCAGTATATCCGCTATCGCGGCGGCATTATCGATGGATACCCGAGCCGGCTTCATTACTCCAGTGATTATTTCTACGACAACGAAAAGAAACATGTATTCATTGTTGTCACGAAAGATCTCGGGGGCGCGCGCTATAAGAAGACGATTAATTTCATGTCCACCCACACGGAATCGTACCGCCAGATCAAAGAGCGGCCGGAGTTTCTGGCCGTAATTCAGAAGCAGGAAGCGGTGATCAACAGCCGGCGGTTGTACCATATTCCCACCGCTGTTATCCCGAAAGTTGCTCGGAAAATCCATGACGGCGACATCATCGCCATAACCGCTGACATTCCGGGTATGGATGTTGCGCACACCGGCATCGCGATCTGGCAGAGCGGAACGCTTCACTTCATGCACGCACCGCTGAGCGGCTCGAAGGTTCAGATCACGGAGAAATCGCTCGCTGAGTATCTTGCGTCCAGTCCCAAACGGTTGGGAATTATGGTCGCCCGCCCGCTCGAGCCGGCGTAA
- a CDS encoding LysE family transporter, with amino-acid sequence MLLYLIQGITFGFAAAVQPGPFQTYLLSRALHHGWRRTLPAAFAPLVSDGPIILLVLVVLNSIPVWWERILQAAGGVFLLYLAFGTFKSWRDFSMKSSPVAESGGMSLLKASLVNVLNPNPYLGWMLVMGPLLMKGWREAPAHGIALMIGFYGTIVLGGAAIVILFSSARALGPQLNRSLLGISAIGLALLGLYQLWQGTTGSWL; translated from the coding sequence ATGCTTCTTTATTTGATTCAGGGAATAACATTTGGCTTCGCCGCCGCCGTCCAGCCCGGACCGTTCCAGACATACCTTCTGTCACGGGCGCTGCACCATGGATGGCGACGCACCCTCCCGGCAGCCTTCGCGCCGCTCGTGAGCGACGGACCGATCATTCTGCTCGTGTTGGTGGTATTGAACAGCATTCCCGTTTGGTGGGAACGGATACTTCAAGCTGCCGGTGGAGTATTTCTGCTGTATCTCGCGTTCGGGACATTCAAGTCGTGGCGTGATTTCAGTATGAAATCCTCTCCTGTGGCAGAGTCGGGAGGAATGAGCCTGCTCAAGGCCTCTCTTGTCAATGTGCTGAACCCCAACCCGTACCTGGGTTGGATGCTCGTCATGGGACCTCTTCTCATGAAGGGCTGGCGCGAGGCACCTGCACATGGAATAGCCCTGATGATCGGGTTCTACGGAACCATCGTGCTGGGAGGTGCTGCAATCGTCATCCTGTTTTCTTCAGCTAGGGCACTCGGGCCGCAATTGAACCGGTCTCTGCTTGGCATTTCGGCAATTGGCCTGGCGCTTCTTGGCTTGTATCAGCTCTGGCAGGGAACCACTGGCAGTTGGTTATAA
- a CDS encoding DUF1684 domain-containing protein, with translation MAITRTVLYVSILMMILSYGVCAQPSGIKKDSATLAYEAEIGSWHNKRIEGLKQPVGWLSLVALDWLVEGKNPLDSIGTITVAQEALTFEALPAVKPTVRGNVFTSGSLRAGTDRVEIGSRVFTVIKRGTRFAVRMWDINAETLKKFPGIETFPVQRRWRVEARWEPYVPPKPIKVPSVISGYLEDYTVPGVAIFSIDGKEYRLEPVGSGPTTLFYIFADATNGKETYGAGRFLYSDPPRDGKVVIDFNKAINPPCAFTPYATCPLPPETNSLPVRIEAGEKSFGDH, from the coding sequence ATGGCTATTACAAGAACCGTTCTCTATGTGTCTATACTCATGATGATCTTATCGTATGGCGTTTGTGCTCAGCCTTCCGGCATCAAGAAGGACAGCGCAACACTCGCCTACGAGGCCGAAATCGGTTCATGGCACAACAAGCGGATCGAGGGCTTGAAGCAGCCCGTTGGATGGCTCTCACTGGTCGCTCTGGATTGGCTCGTGGAGGGAAAGAACCCGCTCGATTCGATCGGGACAATTACAGTCGCGCAGGAAGCGTTGACCTTTGAAGCGCTTCCCGCCGTCAAGCCGACTGTTCGTGGCAACGTGTTCACTTCCGGATCTCTTCGTGCTGGTACAGATCGAGTCGAAATCGGTTCACGGGTGTTCACTGTCATTAAGCGCGGAACCCGGTTTGCCGTGCGCATGTGGGACATCAACGCCGAAACGCTCAAGAAATTCCCGGGCATCGAGACCTTTCCTGTGCAAAGACGATGGAGGGTAGAAGCGCGGTGGGAACCATACGTTCCACCAAAACCCATCAAGGTCCCCTCCGTGATTTCGGGCTACCTGGAGGACTATACGGTTCCGGGTGTGGCAATTTTCTCGATTGACGGCAAAGAGTACAGGCTCGAACCGGTGGGATCGGGTCCGACGACCCTGTTCTACATTTTTGCTGATGCGACAAACGGCAAAGAAACGTACGGAGCGGGACGGTTCCTGTATTCTGACCCTCCAAGGGATGGCAAGGTCGTGATAGATTTCAACAAGGCAATCAATCCTCCGTGCGCCTTCACGCCCTATGCAACCTGTCCGCTTCCTCCGGAAACAAACTCTCTGCCGGTGCGCATTGAGGCTGGGGAGAAGAGCTTTGGAGATCACTGA
- a CDS encoding nuclear transport factor 2 family protein codes for MNEATATIEAVNERIEEAVVSKDFASLSVLYADDFVFTHGTGLVQTKHQWLDSLTSNETRFLSRQLDPPSIEFHGDTAQVTGQLHVHRQSKDGDAKYGIRYVRVYSMRTGLWQLVSHHTIAQWDA; via the coding sequence ATGAACGAAGCAACTGCTACAATAGAAGCCGTGAACGAGAGAATCGAGGAGGCGGTGGTCTCAAAGGACTTTGCCTCCCTCAGCGTTTTGTATGCTGATGATTTTGTGTTCACCCATGGAACCGGCCTCGTCCAGACCAAGCACCAGTGGCTCGATTCACTGACAAGCAACGAGACCCGCTTTCTTTCCCGGCAGCTGGATCCGCCGTCCATCGAATTCCATGGTGACACCGCCCAGGTCACAGGACAACTGCACGTGCACCGGCAGTCGAAGGATGGCGATGCAAAATACGGTATTCGGTATGTTCGTGTCTATTCGATGAGGACCGGGTTGTGGCAGCTGGTTTCTCATCACACCATCGCGCAGTGGGATGCATAA
- the dnaB gene encoding replicative DNA helicase codes for MTDPRRMLNSDQRDGLGEGRVPPQAVDVEMAVLGAMMLDKGAIAKAIEILDETSFYKPAHLRIFAAMTALFEKSEPVDLITLVEELRRRAQLDQIGGEYYLTELTTKVTTAANIEYHAHIVLEKALMRQLISSSSEVVGRAYSETEDALDLLDEAEQKIFQISEQRMKKSFISMNTAVHQTMEMLESIHGKHSGVTGVPSAFTELDNYTGGFQRSDLIIVAGRPSQGKTALVLSIARNAAILHDVPVGFFSLEMSAQQLVLRLICAEARVDAHSVRTGRLPEDEWRKLSTSVGKLYKAKIFIDDTPALTVLEIRAKARRLKAEHNIGLVVVDYLQLMQGPKNVQSREQEISTISRSLKALAKELNIPVLALSQLNRAVELRGDKRPVLADLRESGAIEQDADVVLFVHRPEMFGITTDENNDSTEGMAEIIIGKQRNGPTGSARLAFVKQYARFENLTRFREAAFLPPEPTDETPF; via the coding sequence ATGACAGATCCACGACGGATGTTGAATAGCGACCAGCGTGACGGCTTGGGCGAAGGCCGCGTTCCACCGCAGGCGGTGGATGTCGAGATGGCTGTCCTTGGCGCTATGATGCTCGATAAGGGGGCTATTGCCAAAGCGATCGAAATTCTTGACGAAACATCCTTCTACAAGCCGGCACACCTGCGCATCTTTGCCGCCATGACCGCTCTCTTTGAAAAGAGTGAGCCTGTCGATCTTATTACGCTCGTTGAGGAACTACGGCGGCGCGCCCAGCTCGATCAGATCGGCGGTGAGTATTATCTCACCGAGCTGACAACAAAGGTGACCACCGCGGCCAATATTGAGTACCACGCGCACATCGTCCTGGAAAAAGCGTTGATGCGCCAGCTGATTTCTTCCTCCTCCGAAGTGGTCGGCCGGGCATACAGCGAAACTGAAGACGCACTCGATCTTTTGGACGAAGCAGAGCAGAAGATATTCCAGATCTCCGAACAGCGGATGAAGAAGAGTTTCATTTCGATGAACACGGCCGTTCATCAAACCATGGAAATGCTCGAAAGTATTCACGGCAAGCACAGTGGAGTCACCGGAGTCCCATCCGCTTTCACAGAGCTTGATAACTATACGGGAGGATTTCAGCGGTCAGATCTCATTATCGTTGCCGGGCGCCCCAGCCAGGGCAAAACGGCACTCGTCCTCTCGATCGCGCGCAATGCGGCGATTCTCCACGATGTTCCCGTGGGCTTCTTCAGCCTCGAAATGTCCGCTCAGCAACTGGTTCTCCGTCTGATCTGCGCTGAAGCCCGAGTCGATGCGCACAGCGTCCGCACCGGGCGCCTGCCCGAGGATGAATGGCGTAAACTCAGCACAAGCGTCGGCAAGCTCTACAAAGCAAAGATCTTCATCGACGACACTCCCGCTCTCACTGTTCTGGAAATCCGGGCGAAGGCCCGCCGTCTCAAGGCAGAACACAACATCGGACTCGTTGTGGTCGATTATCTCCAGCTGATGCAGGGACCAAAAAACGTCCAGAGCCGCGAGCAGGAAATTTCAACAATCTCCCGATCGCTCAAAGCGCTCGCAAAAGAACTTAATATCCCTGTTCTGGCACTTTCGCAGCTCAATCGTGCAGTTGAATTGCGCGGCGACAAGAGGCCGGTATTGGCCGATCTGCGCGAATCCGGAGCCATCGAACAGGATGCTGACGTTGTACTGTTTGTCCATCGCCCGGAAATGTTCGGCATCACGACCGATGAAAACAATGACTCGACCGAGGGCATGGCAGAAATTATCATAGGCAAGCAGCGTAACGGTCCGACGGGGAGCGCGCGTCTGGCATTTGTCAAGCAGTATGCCCGATTCGAAAACCTGACCCGGTTCCGTGAGGCTGCGTTCCTGCCCCCAGAGCCGACAGATGAGACGCCTTTCTGA
- a CDS encoding M20/M25/M40 family metallo-hydrolase, which produces MKHRALSTFAALFVLALSCSVRTVFAQSSAGGLSPHQQLAREIFREVVEINTTMNVGSTKAAEAMAARLKAAGFVDNDMELVGPRPQNKNLVVRYRGKGIHRPIVIIAHLDVVEALRQDWSFDPFTFLEKAGFFYGRGASDMKCEVADIVATFIRLKNEGFVPSRDIILALTEHEENGDANGVQWLLANRRDLIDAEFGINLEGGGGDIEKGKPILLEVQTSEKVYVSFELEVKNKGGHSSIPVKDNAIYRLAAGLARLSQVDFPVRLNETTRTFFGRTAQREEGQTKSDMLAILKTPIDEAAANRLAASKPYYNALMRTTWVPTMLNGGHAENALPQSARAVVNCRMLPDEKVETVLAMFHLFLADSQITVTQIAPARPGPLSPLRKDVMDAVDQLAASMWPGVTVTPVMSTGASDGKFLRQAGIPVYGVSGMFADIDDVRAHGRDERLGAKEFYDGVEFMYRFLRLLNQ; this is translated from the coding sequence ATGAAACACCGCGCCCTCAGTACCTTCGCCGCCCTGTTCGTTCTTGCGCTCTCGTGTTCCGTTCGTACGGTCTTTGCACAATCTTCAGCCGGGGGACTTTCCCCGCACCAGCAATTGGCACGTGAGATTTTCCGTGAAGTGGTTGAAATCAACACGACGATGAACGTCGGGAGCACAAAGGCTGCAGAGGCAATGGCGGCGCGCCTGAAAGCAGCCGGATTTGTGGACAATGATATGGAGCTCGTGGGGCCCCGCCCGCAGAACAAGAATCTCGTCGTGCGATACCGCGGCAAAGGAATCCATCGCCCGATCGTTATTATTGCGCATCTTGACGTCGTTGAGGCGCTGCGTCAGGATTGGTCGTTTGATCCCTTTACATTTCTGGAAAAAGCCGGATTCTTCTACGGCCGCGGGGCGTCCGACATGAAGTGTGAGGTTGCAGACATCGTCGCAACCTTCATACGATTGAAGAACGAGGGATTCGTGCCGAGCCGCGACATCATTCTGGCATTGACAGAGCATGAAGAAAATGGAGACGCTAACGGAGTCCAGTGGCTGCTCGCAAACCGGCGGGATTTGATCGATGCGGAATTTGGCATCAACCTGGAAGGAGGAGGCGGAGATATTGAGAAAGGAAAACCAATCTTGCTGGAAGTCCAGACAAGCGAAAAAGTGTACGTGAGCTTTGAGCTTGAGGTGAAAAACAAAGGGGGACATAGTTCGATTCCCGTGAAAGACAACGCGATCTACAGGCTCGCCGCCGGGCTTGCCCGCCTCTCACAGGTCGATTTCCCCGTCAGGCTTAACGAAACGACGCGCACTTTTTTCGGGCGGACAGCCCAGCGCGAGGAAGGCCAGACGAAGTCCGACATGCTGGCAATTTTGAAGACACCGATCGACGAAGCGGCTGCAAATCGATTGGCCGCATCAAAGCCCTACTATAACGCACTGATGCGGACTACGTGGGTTCCGACGATGCTGAACGGCGGCCATGCGGAAAATGCTCTGCCACAGAGCGCGCGGGCAGTGGTAAATTGCCGTATGCTCCCTGACGAAAAGGTCGAAACGGTCCTTGCGATGTTTCATCTTTTCCTTGCCGACAGCCAGATTACTGTGACCCAGATTGCTCCGGCGCGCCCCGGACCGCTTTCGCCGCTGAGAAAAGATGTCATGGACGCAGTCGATCAATTGGCTGCATCGATGTGGCCGGGTGTCACGGTGACTCCGGTGATGTCTACCGGCGCCTCTGACGGGAAATTTCTTCGCCAGGCGGGCATACCGGTGTATGGTGTATCCGGTATGTTTGCAGACATCGACGACGTCAGAGCTCATGGCCGGGATGAGCGGCTTGGTGCCAAGGAATTTTACGACGGCGTGGAATTCATGTACAGATTCCTCCGACTCCTGAATCAGTAG
- a CDS encoding isoprenylcysteine carboxylmethyltransferase family protein — translation MDLSFVLAPVSIVWIGSEILLARLKHSDQKGPSRDRRSIIILWLAISLSIPAAIVVRFLGVGYLPFNHAMMNLGGLMLIVMGLILRWVAVLTLRKYFTVDVAILSDHKIITAGVYKHLRHPSYTGILVSFVGLAITYSNWVSFVVIVVPITAAFLHRIRIEERALLEHFGESYRRYCASTWRLIPRMY, via the coding sequence ATGGATCTTTCGTTTGTCCTCGCGCCAGTATCCATTGTCTGGATAGGCTCCGAAATTCTCCTCGCGAGGTTGAAGCATTCCGATCAGAAAGGCCCGAGCCGGGATCGCCGCTCCATCATCATTCTGTGGCTGGCTATTTCGCTTTCAATCCCCGCGGCTATCGTCGTTCGCTTCCTTGGGGTAGGATACCTACCGTTCAACCACGCCATGATGAATCTCGGCGGGTTGATGCTGATCGTCATGGGCCTTATACTGCGATGGGTAGCAGTGTTGACCCTGCGGAAATATTTCACCGTCGACGTCGCGATCCTCAGCGATCACAAAATCATAACCGCCGGAGTGTACAAACATCTGCGACATCCATCGTACACGGGCATCCTCGTTTCGTTTGTGGGGCTCGCGATAACATACTCGAATTGGGTGTCGTTCGTCGTGATCGTTGTCCCGATCACAGCGGCCTTTCTTCACAGGATCCGTATCGAAGAGCGCGCACTGCTGGAACATTTTGGCGAATCCTATCGCCGCTATTGTGCCTCAACGTGGCGCCTAATTCCTCGCATGTATTGA
- a CDS encoding maleylpyruvate isomerase N-terminal domain-containing protein — MKRIDPIHIAHLLPELDRLLLECLRNLSPGDWERRTVAPQWSVKDVAAHLLDSNFRSLSMLRDGYRSGNPGSSDSYDDLVVFLNKLNADWVRAFRRVSPAVLTDLLEISGRQFCEYMQSLDPAAPAVWSVAWAGESQSQNWFHVAREYTEKWHHQQQIRFSIGDEHVLLTERLYLPYLDTSMRGLPHHYRGVNAVEGTTICFSVSGLIGARWYLVRANNRWELFSACDTNISCSVEIDKSVAWRIVTKGISTSEAQSHVHIEGEHKLGNHILGMIAVMA, encoded by the coding sequence ATGAAACGGATTGACCCAATTCATATTGCTCATCTTCTTCCTGAGCTCGACCGGTTGCTACTCGAGTGCCTGAGGAATCTCTCTCCGGGCGATTGGGAACGCCGGACTGTCGCTCCACAGTGGAGCGTCAAGGACGTGGCAGCGCATCTGCTTGACAGTAATTTCCGTTCATTGTCCATGCTTCGCGATGGATACCGGAGTGGAAATCCGGGCAGTTCTGATTCGTACGATGACCTCGTTGTCTTTCTCAACAAGCTCAACGCAGATTGGGTCAGGGCTTTTCGGCGAGTCAGCCCGGCAGTCCTGACAGATCTGCTGGAGATTTCAGGAAGACAGTTTTGCGAGTATATGCAGTCCCTTGACCCGGCTGCCCCGGCGGTGTGGTCAGTTGCGTGGGCGGGAGAATCGCAATCACAGAACTGGTTCCATGTGGCTCGTGAATACACAGAAAAATGGCATCACCAGCAGCAGATACGTTTCTCAATCGGAGATGAGCACGTTCTCCTGACGGAACGACTCTATCTGCCGTATCTGGATACTTCCATGAGAGGATTGCCGCATCACTATCGGGGTGTGAACGCCGTGGAGGGGACGACGATCTGCTTTTCCGTCAGCGGGTTGATCGGGGCACGGTGGTATCTCGTTCGCGCCAACAACAGATGGGAATTGTTTTCGGCGTGTGACACGAATATCTCTTGTTCAGTCGAAATCGACAAGAGCGTAGCCTGGAGAATTGTTACGAAAGGCATCAGTACATCCGAAGCGCAATCTCATGTTCATATTGAAGGGGAGCACAAACTCGGCAACCATATTCTCGGCATGATCGCGGTGATGGCATAG
- a CDS encoding CDGSH iron-sulfur domain-containing protein has protein sequence MPTKVTVRSNGSIHVDGDFELFDLNGGKFDLNGRTLIKLCRCGQSKNQPLCDGTHKTCGFQSDVTARALPPLVPKV, from the coding sequence ATGCCCACAAAGGTGACAGTCAGGAGCAACGGAAGTATCCATGTCGATGGGGATTTTGAACTGTTCGATCTGAACGGCGGGAAATTTGATTTAAACGGTCGTACGCTGATCAAGTTGTGCCGCTGCGGACAGAGCAAGAATCAACCGCTGTGCGACGGTACCCACAAGACCTGCGGCTTCCAATCGGACGTGACAGCCCGCGCCCTACCGCCTCTCGTCCCCAAAGTGTAG
- the sulP gene encoding sulfate permease — protein MHQRLEPKLFSILRKGYTRKELASDLVAGVIVGIVALPLAIAFAIASGVKPEQGLYTAVIAGLVVSVFGGSRVQIAGPTGAFIVIVYGIVQKFGYDGLAVATLMAGVFLIIMGLARLGTLLKFIPYPLTVGFTSGIALIIFTSQINDFLGLHIRNLPSNFFEKWYVYAQSLRVIDVNSLLVGLGSLLILVFWPRVSHRIPGPLVALLAATAVVQIFKIPVETIGSRFGSVAHGLPAPHFPKVTWHMVTSLVSPAITIALLGSIESLLSAVVADGMIRTRHRSNMELIAQGAANILSPLFGGIPATGAIARTATNVKNGGRTPVAGIVHAVTLFLIMIFFGRWASLIPFPALAAILVVVSYNMSEWHSFMKVLRSPMSDVAVLLVTFALTVIVDLTVAIEVGIVLAALLFMKRMSEVSQVNAITRDLQEEREEEETAGPKRAIPEGVEVFEVYGTLFFGAVDQFTESIRFIEKKPSVLILETRNLLAVDATGLRALDELYSQLSHQQTHFIISGIHKQPLFAVQGSGLLDRVGEDNICGDLDEALERASVLTEQREPPALQPD, from the coding sequence TTGCACCAACGTCTTGAGCCAAAACTGTTTTCTATTCTCCGCAAGGGGTACACGAGAAAAGAGCTGGCATCAGATCTCGTGGCCGGTGTCATTGTCGGCATCGTTGCATTGCCGCTTGCCATCGCTTTCGCCATTGCATCGGGCGTCAAACCGGAGCAGGGGTTGTACACTGCCGTCATTGCGGGACTGGTCGTCTCGGTGTTCGGCGGCAGCCGTGTTCAGATCGCCGGACCGACAGGCGCATTCATTGTTATCGTCTACGGCATTGTGCAGAAATTTGGATACGACGGCCTGGCCGTTGCAACTCTCATGGCCGGGGTTTTTCTTATCATCATGGGTCTTGCAAGGCTGGGCACACTCCTCAAGTTCATACCATACCCGCTGACGGTCGGTTTCACGAGCGGGATCGCCCTGATCATTTTCACGTCGCAGATCAACGATTTCCTGGGCCTGCACATCCGGAACCTACCTTCGAATTTCTTCGAGAAGTGGTATGTGTACGCGCAGAGTCTTCGCGTCATTGATGTCAATTCACTTCTTGTGGGGCTGGGCTCTCTTCTCATTCTTGTGTTTTGGCCCCGTGTTTCGCACCGGATCCCGGGCCCCCTCGTGGCCCTTCTTGCTGCCACCGCTGTGGTTCAGATCTTCAAAATTCCGGTTGAGACGATAGGATCCAGGTTTGGCAGCGTAGCACATGGACTTCCCGCGCCTCATTTCCCAAAGGTGACATGGCACATGGTCACCAGTCTCGTTTCTCCCGCAATCACCATCGCGCTCCTCGGATCAATTGAGTCGTTGCTTTCCGCTGTCGTGGCCGACGGCATGATCCGCACGCGCCACCGATCCAACATGGAATTGATAGCACAGGGAGCAGCGAACATCCTGTCGCCGCTGTTTGGCGGTATTCCGGCCACCGGCGCCATAGCGCGAACGGCGACAAACGTGAAAAACGGGGGTCGAACTCCTGTCGCCGGCATCGTCCACGCAGTTACTCTGTTTCTCATCATGATTTTCTTTGGCCGCTGGGCATCGCTGATTCCTTTTCCCGCGCTGGCCGCTATCCTCGTCGTTGTCTCATACAACATGAGCGAGTGGCATTCGTTCATGAAAGTCCTCCGAAGCCCGATGAGCGATGTCGCGGTCCTGCTTGTGACGTTCGCATTGACCGTGATCGTTGACCTCACCGTGGCAATCGAAGTTGGCATCGTGTTGGCCGCTCTTCTCTTCATGAAACGAATGTCGGAGGTCAGCCAGGTAAACGCCATCACACGGGATCTACAGGAAGAACGGGAAGAAGAAGAAACCGCAGGCCCGAAGCGTGCAATTCCGGAAGGAGTTGAGGTCTTCGAAGTGTACGGGACGCTCTTTTTTGGGGCCGTCGATCAATTCACCGAATCGATACGCTTCATCGAGAAAAAACCCTCGGTCCTCATCCTTGAAACCCGCAATCTCCTTGCCGTTGACGCGACCGGGCTGCGCGCACTCGATGAGCTTTACTCTCAACTCTCGCACCAGCAAACGCACTTTATTATCTCAGGAATTCACAAGCAGCCTCTGTTTGCAGTGCAAGGGTCGGGCCTCCTCGATCGCGTCGGCGAAGACAATATCTGCGGAGACCTTGATGAAGCACTGGAAAGAGCCAGCGTTCTCACAGAGCAGCGTGAACCGCCCGCATTGCAGCCGGATTGA
- a CDS encoding zinc ribbon domain-containing protein → MTYTNCQSCGMPRSKDPQGGGTESDGSKSLMYCSRCYERGTFTRPDITAQQMIDLVRGKMKEMHIPGFLAYFIVKKIPKLKRWAG, encoded by the coding sequence TACACGAATTGCCAGAGTTGCGGGATGCCCAGGTCGAAAGACCCGCAGGGGGGCGGTACCGAATCGGATGGCAGCAAGAGTCTGATGTACTGCAGTCGTTGTTATGAACGTGGAACGTTCACTCGCCCCGATATCACCGCACAGCAGATGATCGATCTGGTGAGGGGAAAGATGAAAGAGATGCACATTCCGGGTTTCCTGGCGTACTTCATTGTGAAGAAGATCCCAAAACTGAAGCGGTGGGCGGGGTGA
- a CDS encoding DUF2911 domain-containing protein — MITRVSFCRAVLLSCAMLSCDVLAQQPIQVPRDSTVALIAGKRISVNYGRPSLHGRKIMGDYVQYNKVWRTGAGQATQLVTDADLELGGTEIPKGSYSLYTFPTDGQWKLIINKQVGQWGTVYDSQRDLARIVLDKRTLANTVEKLTIGIERGNNGTGILKIEWEHTSLSVPFRVSPIPIIASPRDSVQLALGGKAVSINYGRPAARGRKIFGSLVPYNQVWRTGANEVTTLKTELDVTLGGVNIPKGMYSLFTLPSKKSWLLIINKETGQNGLVYHPRFDLARIKLQRRELPGYKERFTISLDKTDNQSGVLKLEWEKTSLSVPMTLKRK, encoded by the coding sequence ATGATTACACGCGTCTCCTTCTGCCGGGCGGTTCTTCTTTCTTGCGCCATGCTTTCCTGTGACGTGCTCGCCCAGCAGCCCATCCAGGTGCCCCGTGATTCCACAGTTGCTCTTATCGCGGGAAAGAGAATCTCCGTCAACTATGGCCGCCCCTCACTCCATGGCCGCAAAATTATGGGAGACTACGTCCAGTATAACAAGGTGTGGCGAACCGGAGCGGGCCAGGCGACGCAACTTGTTACCGACGCAGACCTCGAACTCGGCGGGACGGAGATACCAAAGGGTTCGTATTCTCTCTACACGTTTCCAACGGACGGACAGTGGAAGCTCATCATCAACAAACAAGTCGGGCAATGGGGAACGGTGTACGATTCTCAACGGGACCTGGCTCGCATTGTACTCGACAAGCGAACGCTGGCCAACACAGTGGAGAAACTGACTATTGGAATTGAACGTGGAAACAACGGCACAGGAATTCTGAAGATCGAATGGGAGCACACGTCGCTTTCTGTCCCATTCAGAGTCAGCCCGATACCGATCATCGCGAGCCCGAGAGATTCTGTGCAGCTGGCGCTTGGGGGCAAAGCGGTTTCAATCAATTATGGCCGACCGGCAGCCCGCGGCAGAAAGATCTTCGGCAGTCTTGTTCCCTATAATCAGGTATGGCGGACGGGCGCGAACGAAGTGACAACGTTGAAGACAGAGTTGGATGTTACGCTTGGCGGGGTGAACATCCCGAAGGGAATGTACTCGCTGTTCACGCTTCCTTCGAAGAAATCGTGGCTGCTGATCATCAACAAAGAGACAGGACAGAACGGGCTTGTGTATCACCCCCGTTTTGACCTCGCACGGATCAAACTCCAGAGGCGCGAACTCCCCGGCTACAAGGAGCGGTTCACGATCTCGCTGGACAAGACTGACAACCAATCGGGTGTGTTGAAGTTGGAGTGGGAAAAGACTTCGCTGTCTGTCCCGATGACACTTAAGAGGAAATGA